One Prolixibacteraceae bacterium DNA segment encodes these proteins:
- a CDS encoding TonB-dependent receptor, with protein sequence MKLNYCRVLTIILLLCSNFVMGQQVAIIGTIKDANTGGPLPGASVLEVGTTNGTISDFDGNFKLKLAPNTSISISFIGYETKIIETKGKSKIDVVLSSSTENLDELVVIGYGSVKKSDITGSVAVTTAKEIENRPVANASTALQGLTPGLQVSTSSSGGAPGASKSLSIRGSGTPLVLIDGIEGNMDDINPDDIETFTVLKDAASSAIYGARAAYGVVLVTTKSGKDGITVKYSNNIQIAHNTNTPNMVDSKRWAEYFNLASTNDGRAPIFSDDILAKIDEYMADPVNTPPATKDPNKADQYGFYTMGHANTDWYDVLYKDWSMRQQHNLSVSGANDRVSYYTSLGFYDQEGQIQYIDDKYQRYNFNSRLNIKVNDWLSSYTNVRYNKIYQKTTSYNTSLLFHNTARLYPTNSPVNAQGQYIGESEHSAIVAVLNGSGDDITNFGSTQITSGFSIEPIKGWVTKAELNYRGDVSSRERHNALVNTYTPSGATVAVRSTNGYYTNAYTSTYIKPSFYSTYSKDINGHDFSIMAGYEFENYRYEYKYLSKNQLVTDQVPSISTGTGTLNGNDSKYSWGTQSVFGRFNYNYKNKYLLNVNFRADATSKFSKDNQLGAFPSLSLGYDMAKEEYWQNIPMVADVVSQFKPRFNYGSLGNQNGLGNYTDAEILPINTNLGWIMGDERPIYTSIPGMINTNLTWETVTTIGYGLDIAMLNNRFTLSADWYKRTVDDLLGTASADIPGVLGTNPPKENNAAIETKGWEINLGWSDDINEFHYFANLNLFGYNKVFTKYNNETKLLNSNFEGKRIGDIWGYRATDGFLTEGEASNMSSDYNGSSEGWYDQSQINSVWGAGDVKYVDQNGDGIINKGKNTLDDHGDMEIIGNSIPDVQFGINLGASWRGVDFSIFLQGVAGKEVWLGGNTFFGMSGSVWQATAFEEHMDYWTPENPNAYYARPLSNRSGKNQQVSDKYLQDAGYLRLKNLQVGYTFPTSWTERVDIKKARIYFSGENLLTFTKLSSVYDPEAISGGYGAGKMYPLQMVLSGGVSLSF encoded by the coding sequence ATGAAACTAAATTATTGCCGAGTCTTGACAATAATTTTATTGCTATGCAGTAATTTTGTCATGGGACAACAAGTAGCCATAATTGGTACAATTAAAGATGCAAATACCGGGGGACCATTACCAGGAGCTTCAGTTTTAGAAGTAGGGACTACAAATGGTACCATTAGTGATTTTGATGGAAACTTTAAATTAAAATTAGCCCCTAATACTTCTATATCTATATCTTTCATTGGATATGAAACAAAAATTATTGAAACCAAAGGAAAATCTAAAATAGATGTTGTCCTATCTTCATCTACTGAAAATCTAGATGAATTGGTTGTTATAGGATATGGATCTGTCAAGAAAAGTGATATTACAGGATCTGTGGCTGTAACTACTGCAAAAGAGATTGAAAATAGACCTGTAGCTAATGCATCAACTGCACTTCAAGGTTTGACTCCAGGTCTTCAGGTTTCGACATCATCTAGTGGTGGGGCACCAGGAGCATCAAAATCGTTATCTATCCGAGGGAGTGGAACACCTTTAGTCCTTATTGATGGAATCGAGGGAAACATGGATGATATTAACCCAGATGACATTGAAACTTTCACCGTTCTGAAAGATGCTGCATCTTCAGCGATATATGGAGCTAGAGCAGCCTATGGTGTTGTATTAGTGACAACGAAGAGTGGTAAAGATGGTATCACTGTAAAATACTCTAACAATATTCAAATTGCTCATAATACCAATACTCCAAATATGGTAGACTCTAAAAGATGGGCAGAATATTTTAACTTAGCCTCAACGAATGATGGAAGAGCTCCAATATTTTCTGACGACATCTTAGCCAAGATCGATGAATATATGGCAGATCCGGTGAATACACCTCCAGCAACCAAAGATCCGAATAAGGCAGATCAATACGGTTTCTATACTATGGGACATGCAAACACGGATTGGTATGATGTTCTATACAAAGATTGGTCTATGCGTCAACAGCATAATCTTTCGGTAAGTGGGGCAAATGATCGAGTGAGCTATTATACTTCGTTAGGATTTTATGATCAAGAGGGACAGATCCAGTATATTGATGATAAATATCAGCGTTACAACTTTAATTCTAGATTGAATATTAAGGTAAATGATTGGTTATCTTCATATACAAACGTACGATATAATAAAATCTATCAGAAGACTACATCATATAATACGAGCCTATTATTTCACAATACAGCTCGCTTATATCCAACGAACTCTCCAGTAAACGCACAAGGGCAATATATCGGAGAGAGTGAACATTCAGCTATTGTAGCAGTATTAAATGGTTCTGGTGATGATATTACCAACTTTGGTTCTACTCAGATAACTTCTGGTTTTAGCATTGAACCAATCAAGGGATGGGTAACCAAAGCAGAGCTAAACTATAGAGGAGATGTTAGCTCTAGAGAGCGTCACAATGCGCTTGTGAACACCTATACTCCTAGTGGAGCTACAGTCGCAGTAAGATCAACCAATGGTTATTACACCAATGCTTATACTTCAACTTATATAAAGCCCTCTTTCTATTCGACATACTCTAAGGATATTAATGGTCATGATTTTTCTATCATGGCAGGTTATGAGTTTGAAAACTATAGATATGAGTACAAATATCTATCAAAAAACCAGTTGGTTACAGACCAGGTTCCTTCAATCAGTACAGGTACTGGCACACTAAATGGGAATGATTCTAAGTATAGCTGGGGAACGCAGAGTGTCTTTGGACGTTTCAACTATAACTATAAGAACAAATACTTACTTAATGTAAATTTCCGTGCGGATGCAACGTCTAAATTTTCTAAAGACAATCAACTAGGAGCTTTCCCATCGCTATCGTTAGGATATGATATGGCAAAAGAGGAATATTGGCAGAATATTCCAATGGTAGCAGATGTTGTAAGCCAATTCAAACCTCGATTCAACTATGGATCACTAGGAAACCAGAATGGACTAGGAAACTATACAGATGCTGAGATCCTTCCAATCAATACGAATCTAGGTTGGATTATGGGAGATGAGCGCCCAATCTACACTTCTATACCAGGAATGATCAATACAAATTTAACGTGGGAGACGGTTACTACAATTGGTTATGGTTTAGATATTGCCATGTTGAATAATCGCTTCACTCTTTCTGCGGATTGGTACAAGCGCACTGTAGATGACCTACTAGGAACTGCTAGTGCTGATATCCCTGGTGTATTAGGAACCAATCCTCCTAAAGAGAACAATGCAGCAATTGAAACGAAGGGATGGGAGATCAATCTTGGATGGTCTGATGATATCAATGAGTTTCATTATTTTGCGAACCTTAATTTGTTTGGGTACAATAAGGTATTTACCAAATATAATAATGAAACGAAACTACTAAACTCAAATTTTGAAGGGAAACGTATCGGAGATATTTGGGGATATCGTGCAACGGATGGCTTCTTAACAGAAGGAGAAGCTTCAAATATGTCTTCAGACTACAACGGATCTTCTGAAGGATGGTATGACCAGTCTCAAATTAATTCAGTATGGGGTGCAGGAGACGTGAAATATGTTGACCAGAATGGAGATGGAATTATCAATAAGGGTAAGAACACGCTAGATGATCATGGGGATATGGAGATAATAGGAAATAGTATTCCTGATGTCCAATTTGGTATTAATCTAGGTGCATCATGGAGAGGTGTAGACTTTTCTATCTTCCTTCAGGGAGTCGCAGGGAAAGAGGTTTGGCTTGGAGGAAATACCTTCTTTGGAATGTCTGGAAGTGTTTGGCAAGCAACAGCGTTTGAAGAGCATATGGATTACTGGACACCAGAAAATCCCAATGCATACTATGCTCGACCATTAAGCAATAGATCTGGAAAAAACCAACAAGTGTCAGACAAATATTTACAAGATGCGGGATATCTAAGATTGAAGAATCTTCAAGTGGGATATACATTCCCAACGTCATGGACTGAAAGGGTAGATATTAAAAAGGCACGTATTTATTTCTCTGGAGAAAATTTATTAACATTTACCAAATTGAGTAGTGTTTATGATCCTGAAGCGATCAGTGGTGGTTATGGTGCAGGAAAGATGTACCCCCTACAGATGGTTCTATCAGGAGGAGTTAGCTTGTCATTTTAA
- a CDS encoding sulfatase-like hydrolase/transferase → MRKILIWFLKTFLFWTLVFQIGRLVFSLYEWPQTSAYGITTIMKSFYHGIHQDFSASGYITMLNGLFLWVILILGMKRNRIFFKVLNSFLMVVVTIVTVVDSELYRNWGVHMDATPLLFLKTPKDALASTTLFQMFFILVIMICMFISIFWIYRKLFKTDIVYVKRKKSQRYSMIVSVLLVCAVMIIPIRGGFGIAPMNTGTVYFSKDLYPNHLAVNSSWNFLYSVSKMNKFAKPYNFMPNEKAKAIREDIFRKSAPRHVVLKEGQKPNVLLILMESFTGKMVGALGYKEYTPNLTRISKEGVLFNHIYSTGDRSDRGIVGVISGYPSEPTASIMKYPEKSQKLPFVTKVLKDEGYSADYYYGGDTDFANMHSYLTNAGFDRVIDMTYFDPKDYNSKWGVHDGIMLDYFLKDINKAAEDPSKPFFKMLFTLSSHEPFEVPMETVISGNSEQNKFLNSVTYSDRCLGKFYDEAKKQPWFKNTLIVFVADHGHRLPYNTKANDPKKYHIPLILAGGLVKQDSIVTKCGSNTDVPATILGQLGLPNNEFNYSKDLMDPNSSSFGYFVYNGGVGACVDSSKIVFDLNTQKVSYKENYDQKNLEKIQAVLQSAWNTFLGNEE, encoded by the coding sequence ATGAGGAAAATATTAATTTGGTTCCTGAAGACATTTCTCTTCTGGACTCTAGTATTTCAAATTGGTAGATTGGTCTTCTCTTTATATGAATGGCCACAAACATCAGCATATGGTATCACGACAATCATGAAATCGTTTTATCATGGGATACACCAAGATTTTTCTGCCAGTGGCTATATCACAATGTTAAATGGATTATTCTTATGGGTTATATTGATCTTAGGGATGAAACGAAACCGAATCTTTTTCAAGGTGTTGAACTCCTTTTTAATGGTGGTGGTTACTATCGTTACGGTGGTCGATAGCGAACTTTATAGAAATTGGGGAGTTCATATGGATGCTACCCCACTACTCTTCTTAAAGACCCCGAAAGATGCATTGGCATCTACTACTCTGTTTCAAATGTTTTTCATTTTGGTGATCATGATCTGCATGTTTATTAGTATCTTTTGGATTTATCGCAAACTATTTAAAACGGATATTGTCTATGTAAAGAGAAAAAAGTCACAGCGTTATAGTATGATAGTCTCTGTGTTGCTTGTCTGTGCTGTTATGATTATTCCTATCCGTGGTGGTTTTGGGATTGCACCGATGAACACCGGAACTGTATATTTTAGCAAAGACCTATATCCAAACCATCTTGCGGTGAACTCATCGTGGAACTTCCTCTATTCCGTCTCTAAGATGAATAAGTTTGCTAAACCATACAATTTTATGCCGAATGAGAAGGCTAAGGCAATTCGTGAGGATATCTTTAGGAAGTCAGCGCCTCGTCATGTGGTACTAAAAGAGGGACAGAAACCCAATGTACTGTTGATCCTTATGGAGAGTTTTACAGGTAAAATGGTTGGAGCTCTTGGATACAAAGAGTATACACCAAACCTTACACGTATCTCAAAAGAGGGGGTGTTATTTAATCATATCTACTCTACTGGCGACCGTTCTGATAGAGGTATTGTAGGAGTTATCAGTGGATACCCTTCGGAACCTACTGCATCGATTATGAAATACCCAGAGAAGTCGCAGAAACTTCCTTTTGTTACCAAAGTATTGAAGGACGAAGGATATAGTGCCGACTACTATTATGGAGGGGATACCGATTTTGCCAATATGCATAGTTATCTGACCAATGCAGGCTTTGATCGAGTGATTGATATGACCTATTTTGATCCCAAAGACTATAATTCCAAATGGGGGGTTCACGATGGCATTATGCTTGATTACTTCTTAAAGGATATCAACAAAGCGGCAGAAGATCCTTCGAAGCCATTCTTTAAAATGTTATTTACATTGAGTAGCCATGAGCCGTTCGAAGTGCCTATGGAGACCGTAATTTCTGGCAATTCAGAACAAAACAAGTTTCTTAATTCGGTGACTTACTCCGACAGATGTTTGGGAAAATTCTATGACGAAGCGAAGAAACAACCCTGGTTTAAAAACACCTTGATTGTTTTTGTTGCCGACCATGGTCACCGTCTCCCATACAATACCAAAGCAAACGATCCAAAGAAATATCATATACCACTTATTTTGGCAGGAGGGCTTGTCAAACAAGACTCTATTGTTACCAAATGTGGAAGTAATACCGATGTGCCAGCAACTATCCTTGGACAGTTGGGACTTCCAAACAATGAATTTAATTATAGTAAAGACTTAATGGATCCAAACTCATCTAGTTTCGGCTATTTTGTCTACAATGGAGGGGTAGGAGCGTGTGTGGATAGCTCCAAAATCGTATTTGATTTGAACACCCAAAAGGTGAGTTACAAAGAGAATTATGACCAAAAGAATCTTGAGAAGATACAAGCCGTACTTCAGAGTGCATGGAACACTTTCCTGGGAAATGAGGAGTAA
- a CDS encoding 6-pyruvoyl tetrahydropterin synthase family protein: MNITKIFRFEGAHIVRGCSSVRCRENIHGHSYRVEVSLESDRLDNGFMVMDFSLLSKVKVLIDSFDHSYSVWDKESEEFMQMVDTFNKRHVTMPISPSAEGYSLLLFYVIDRIIKNTSFANNEGHVQLFSVKVHETETGSATCFAKDMEMVFFDLNDLKFSEGIQKEWKTPTWWHDLLQNKVFENEKPI, translated from the coding sequence ATGAACATTACAAAGATATTTAGATTTGAAGGAGCCCATATTGTAAGAGGGTGTTCTTCTGTGCGTTGTAGAGAAAATATTCATGGACACTCTTATCGTGTCGAAGTGAGCTTGGAGTCCGACAGACTAGACAATGGTTTTATGGTGATGGACTTCAGTCTTCTTTCTAAAGTGAAGGTGCTGATCGACTCTTTCGATCACTCATACTCCGTATGGGACAAAGAGTCTGAAGAGTTTATGCAAATGGTAGACACCTTCAATAAGCGACACGTTACCATGCCTATATCTCCTTCAGCCGAAGGTTATTCACTACTTTTATTCTATGTAATTGATCGCATCATTAAAAACACCTCTTTTGCAAACAATGAAGGCCACGTACAGCTTTTTTCTGTGAAAGTGCACGAAACAGAAACAGGTTCTGCTACCTGCTTTGCTAAAGATATGGAGATGGTGTTTTTCGATTTGAACGACCTGAAATTCTCCGAGGGAATACAGAAGGAGTGGAAGACCCCTACATGGTGGCATGATCTTCTTCAAAACAAGGTCTTTGAGAATGAAAAACCTATATAA
- a CDS encoding 7-carboxy-7-deazaguanine synthase QueE, translated as MNQIILAKDGIFPITRDIEGKAMTPKTGFSVAGTIQGEGKLAGVPSLFIRLYGCNLSCAWKDENNAVVRCDTPHAIDAGVETEKWSVEDLVQMVQLNIGNMRHLVVTGGEPMLQSKSLLPFFEALKRWRDDLHITVETNGTRFSNSLKKYVDLFSVSPKLSSSTVNASPQILESLEFHVEKFALARLRNKIDLQLKFVVSSKEDIVEIEERFSEVLKHVTTDDILLMPMGIGGENYEQLQMDVCQWAIERGWRFAPRLHLMLFGHKENT; from the coding sequence ATGAATCAGATAATATTGGCCAAAGATGGGATATTTCCTATTACTAGAGATATCGAAGGAAAGGCCATGACTCCTAAGACAGGTTTTTCTGTTGCAGGAACTATCCAAGGGGAGGGAAAACTTGCGGGAGTACCTTCTCTATTTATTCGTCTATATGGATGCAACCTAAGCTGTGCTTGGAAAGACGAAAATAATGCAGTGGTTCGTTGCGATACTCCACACGCCATCGATGCAGGAGTCGAGACAGAAAAGTGGTCGGTAGAAGATCTTGTACAAATGGTACAACTTAACATTGGGAATATGCGTCATCTAGTGGTTACTGGTGGAGAGCCAATGTTGCAAAGCAAATCACTATTGCCTTTTTTTGAAGCCTTAAAGAGATGGCGCGATGATCTTCATATAACGGTCGAGACCAACGGAACGCGTTTCTCTAATTCACTGAAAAAATATGTGGATCTATTTAGTGTCTCTCCAAAGCTAAGCTCTTCTACTGTAAATGCCTCTCCGCAGATATTAGAAAGCCTAGAGTTTCATGTGGAGAAATTTGCGTTGGCACGTCTTCGCAATAAGATCGACCTACAACTTAAGTTTGTTGTCTCTTCTAAGGAAGATATTGTGGAAATAGAGGAACGTTTTAGTGAAGTCCTAAAACATGTTACCACAGATGATATTCTATTGATGCCGATGGGTATTGGTGGAGAGAACTACGAACAACTTCAGATGGATGTTTGCCAATGGGCTATCGAGAGAGGTTGGCGTTTTGCTCCACGTCTTCACCTGATGTTATTTGGACACAAAGAGAACACTTAA
- a CDS encoding DEAD/DEAH box helicase yields MENVKEFLLVRSIWCLKLKREKNKNYSVQQVEQFIADLLSIRVITDIGFDSVSFKYTDWETYLGEKLYNDKTFGDKVFKGIKEDQKLKLSDKVLIASKFCTLDFSAAYFLSSVKREKNYWMNWDQRDMFEELFVYDHITTNEPFLQIVLSEIAEDKFKYEHILYLLIDNIINTVPWNIIFRLIENVPKLKELKVQALDEFFGASVLVGNKTFIQEIKNFHPLWFDEYALPWFDDLSELKSIPILELNRWTNTHMVHNSKKLFVPGYRGLFIAFVLVRTNDDSTMKALLTLANDGIKEYKDGTTPLEDSFLNSYKFLRFYARTSLGKELGGKNVWRTILSNLDTLSSSAGVIGILVAKWLGYHELIKSVIESQLENIYSILDEEYVPRILVEYDQACAAINKKKKFLEIFSSFNKHDYYDYQFLQQTEPWNKALKLILKLSEDENKHNNACLMWVIRNYHYYGELAVYERTQGKIGLNKGRKLSFSKLKSSPPASATPLDLEAVSCYEEASYRYGNESIDRMLYALRRHPHVYADNDYANRVDIVEYPFILEILKKGNSYRISANQEVLENYSYHFINNTKISVTKASELEIKFSKILVESGGSILVPEGEWDVFQQVLKGLSTKLFIDGDPNESTVTVQESISAPIVQMRPVGKNLRVDFLLKHHDSQTYYSKIGGKSNDIVIDGDDRSFLVRTDIKKEDKIKKKILNTFKEEAFHVDKKELSVVSNDVLESLELLSFVKENFQKWPILWPEGESFKLSDTITEKELNIDIVSNGGWFEVSGQWKVDNEKVYSLLELMQRSNGGHQRFIKLDEDHYVTMNEALQKKIQQISALGDRSMDDQGAIRIHPMLMQLFDDWIEGDAVSVPNDCKEMHAKIQNLQKKKFALTKDFVANLRSYQEDGFQWMCRLYELGLGACLADDMGLGKTIQILAILDKYKSKGPSVVVAPSSVCLNWEKEIARFAPTLDCKLLPLKGRKKFIESLSKGDVLIVSYGVLQSNTKLLEKTPWNVMVLDEAHAIKNNQTSRSKAVMDLDAKFRIAATGTPVQNHLGELWNLFQFLIPGLLGNYKSFQSKYMNGENANRNKEVLKKLLTPFMLRRTKGEVLKELPEKTEVVREIEFSSEEKVHYEACRIAAQQNIDNSDPAKVRFQILSEITRLRQACLSGSLVNSELTIDSSKLAALESILYSIVDGDHKVLVFSQFTSYLKIIEEKISALGYDYCYLDGRTTKAKRAKQIQLFQEGSPKIFLISLKAGGLGLNLTAADYVIHMDPWWNPAIEDQATDRAHRMGQEKPVTVYRLITKGTIEEKIIALHETKRELADHILEGNNTSSPLDLDELKSLLQ; encoded by the coding sequence ATGGAAAACGTAAAAGAGTTTCTTTTAGTTCGATCTATATGGTGTTTAAAATTGAAGCGTGAAAAAAACAAGAATTATTCAGTTCAGCAGGTTGAACAATTTATTGCCGATCTTTTATCGATTAGAGTTATCACTGATATCGGATTTGATTCTGTCTCATTTAAATATACCGATTGGGAGACATATCTTGGCGAAAAGTTATATAATGATAAAACATTTGGAGATAAGGTATTTAAAGGTATAAAAGAGGATCAGAAGTTAAAATTAAGTGATAAAGTATTGATTGCTTCGAAATTCTGTACTCTTGATTTTTCTGCAGCTTACTTTTTGTCATCTGTAAAACGAGAAAAAAATTATTGGATGAACTGGGACCAAAGGGATATGTTCGAGGAGTTATTTGTCTATGACCATATTACAACGAATGAACCTTTCCTTCAGATAGTATTATCTGAGATAGCAGAAGATAAGTTTAAGTATGAACATATTTTGTACCTTCTTATAGACAATATTATTAATACAGTCCCTTGGAATATCATCTTTCGTTTGATTGAGAATGTCCCTAAGTTAAAAGAGTTAAAGGTTCAAGCCTTGGATGAGTTTTTTGGAGCTTCTGTTCTGGTTGGAAATAAAACATTTATTCAAGAAATTAAAAATTTCCATCCATTATGGTTCGATGAATATGCACTACCTTGGTTTGATGATCTGAGTGAATTAAAATCTATCCCTATTTTAGAACTGAATAGATGGACCAATACTCATATGGTTCATAACTCAAAGAAGTTGTTTGTTCCAGGGTATCGAGGTCTATTTATTGCTTTTGTATTGGTGAGAACCAATGATGACTCCACGATGAAAGCCCTTCTCACTTTAGCGAATGATGGAATTAAGGAGTATAAAGATGGCACCACTCCTTTGGAAGATTCCTTTTTAAATAGTTATAAATTTCTTCGTTTTTATGCACGAACTTCCTTAGGTAAAGAACTTGGAGGGAAGAATGTATGGCGTACTATTTTATCGAATTTAGATACTTTATCTAGCTCCGCTGGAGTGATTGGGATATTGGTGGCCAAATGGCTTGGCTATCATGAGTTAATAAAATCTGTGATAGAGAGTCAATTAGAAAATATATATAGTATTCTTGATGAAGAGTATGTTCCACGAATTCTTGTCGAATATGATCAAGCTTGTGCAGCAATAAATAAAAAGAAGAAGTTCTTGGAGATATTTTCTTCCTTTAATAAGCACGATTACTACGACTATCAGTTTTTGCAACAGACTGAGCCATGGAATAAAGCGCTTAAGTTAATCCTAAAATTAAGTGAGGATGAGAACAAGCATAACAATGCCTGTTTGATGTGGGTTATTCGTAATTATCACTATTATGGTGAGTTGGCTGTATATGAACGTACGCAAGGGAAGATAGGGTTAAATAAAGGACGTAAATTGTCTTTTAGTAAGCTAAAAAGTTCCCCTCCTGCCTCTGCCACACCTTTAGATCTTGAAGCCGTAAGTTGTTACGAAGAGGCCTCTTACCGTTATGGTAATGAATCTATTGATCGGATGCTTTATGCACTTCGTCGACATCCTCATGTTTATGCAGATAATGACTATGCAAATAGGGTGGATATTGTGGAGTATCCTTTCATTTTGGAGATCCTGAAAAAAGGGAACTCCTATCGTATTTCTGCAAATCAAGAGGTTCTTGAAAACTACTCGTACCACTTTATCAATAATACGAAAATAAGTGTTACGAAAGCTTCAGAGTTGGAGATAAAATTCTCTAAGATATTGGTAGAGTCTGGCGGTTCTATTCTAGTACCAGAAGGGGAGTGGGACGTTTTCCAGCAAGTACTAAAAGGTCTTTCAACAAAACTTTTTATTGATGGTGATCCTAACGAATCTACTGTGACAGTCCAAGAGAGTATTTCCGCTCCTATTGTACAAATGAGGCCTGTTGGTAAAAATCTTAGGGTAGATTTCCTCCTAAAACATCACGATAGTCAAACCTATTATAGTAAAATTGGAGGCAAATCCAATGATATTGTTATTGATGGGGATGACCGATCCTTTTTAGTTCGAACAGACATCAAGAAAGAAGACAAGATAAAAAAGAAGATTCTTAATACTTTCAAAGAGGAAGCGTTTCATGTAGATAAGAAAGAGCTCTCTGTCGTTTCTAATGATGTGCTAGAGTCTTTAGAACTTCTATCTTTTGTAAAAGAGAACTTTCAGAAGTGGCCTATCTTGTGGCCAGAGGGAGAGTCCTTTAAACTATCAGATACGATAACTGAAAAAGAGTTAAATATTGATATCGTTTCTAATGGAGGTTGGTTTGAAGTGAGTGGACAGTGGAAGGTCGATAACGAGAAAGTATACTCCCTATTAGAGTTGATGCAACGCTCTAATGGAGGACATCAGCGCTTTATCAAACTGGATGAGGATCACTATGTCACCATGAATGAAGCGTTACAAAAGAAGATTCAACAGATCTCTGCGTTGGGAGACAGGTCTATGGATGATCAAGGTGCCATTCGTATTCATCCTATGCTTATGCAGTTGTTCGACGATTGGATTGAAGGAGATGCTGTGAGTGTTCCGAACGATTGTAAAGAGATGCATGCAAAAATACAAAATTTACAAAAAAAGAAATTTGCTCTCACCAAAGATTTTGTAGCCAACCTAAGAAGTTATCAAGAAGACGGATTTCAGTGGATGTGTAGGTTATATGAACTAGGATTAGGAGCTTGTCTAGCTGATGATATGGGGCTTGGTAAGACGATTCAGATATTGGCTATTTTAGACAAGTATAAATCCAAAGGCCCTTCTGTTGTTGTGGCTCCCTCTTCTGTCTGTCTGAATTGGGAAAAAGAGATCGCTCGTTTTGCTCCTACTTTAGATTGTAAGCTGTTGCCTTTAAAAGGGCGAAAGAAATTCATTGAATCTCTTTCTAAAGGAGATGTGTTGATTGTCAGTTATGGAGTATTACAATCAAATACAAAGTTACTAGAAAAAACGCCGTGGAATGTGATGGTTTTAGATGAAGCACATGCCATCAAGAACAATCAAACTTCACGATCTAAGGCAGTAATGGATTTGGATGCTAAATTTCGAATTGCTGCCACCGGTACTCCTGTACAGAATCACTTAGGGGAGCTATGGAACCTCTTTCAGTTTCTGATTCCTGGATTGCTTGGCAACTACAAATCTTTTCAGTCGAAGTATATGAATGGAGAGAATGCCAATCGCAATAAAGAAGTCTTAAAGAAACTATTAACTCCTTTCATGCTTAGAAGAACCAAAGGAGAGGTGTTAAAGGAGCTTCCTGAAAAGACTGAGGTGGTACGCGAAATCGAGTTTTCTAGTGAAGAGAAGGTTCACTATGAAGCATGTCGTATCGCTGCCCAACAGAATATCGACAACAGCGATCCTGCCAAGGTTCGATTCCAAATCTTATCAGAGATCACAAGACTACGTCAAGCCTGTTTGTCTGGCTCATTAGTTAATAGCGAATTGACAATAGATAGTTCTAAATTGGCCGCTTTAGAATCGATCTTATACTCCATTGTGGATGGAGATCATAAAGTGCTTGTCTTTAGTCAATTTACAAGTTATCTGAAGATTATTGAAGAGAAAATTAGTGCGTTAGGATACGACTATTGTTATCTAGATGGACGTACAACCAAGGCTAAAAGAGCCAAACAGATTCAGTTATTCCAAGAGGGATCTCCAAAAATATTCCTTATTAGTCTGAAGGCGGGTGGCTTAGGATTGAACCTTACTGCTGCGGATTATGTCATTCATATGGACCCATGGTGGAATCCAGCTATAGAAGATCAGGCTACTGATAGAGCCCACCGTATGGGACAAGAGAAACCAGTGACTGTTTATCGTTTGATCACCAAAGGTACTATTGAAGAGAAGATCATAGCACTTCATGAGACCAAACGAGAGTTAGCAGATCATATTTTAGAAGGAAATAACACTTCGAGTCCTCTAGACTTAGATGAATTGAAGTCTTTGTTGCAATAG